GCGAAGAGCCCGGACGTGCCGGGCACATGCTTGCCGCCGATGAAATGTGTCAGTTCACGGACCATGAGAGCCTGCTCTCGTCAGGTGAGTCCGGGGATGGCACGGCAGGCCGACGGCGCCACCGGGTGAGGTGGGCAGCCGGTTCTGTCGTGGGACGCGAAGGCCTAGAAGCCGTCGTGGAGTCGGGCGCGGGCCGCAGCCTTCGCTCGCTTCGCCGGTTCACCTGGGTCGTGGGTACGGACCGGTGCCATGCGTGTCTGCTCCATCCTCGTGGACAACACGGAACACCCCGCGGCCGGTATCCTGACTCCCGGATCAGCGCGCGTTCTCCCGCCTTCCCGACGGACTCGTCCGTCAGTGGCGTATCGCTCGGCGAGAACGCACTCCCCGGTCACAGTGGCGGGACCGCGCCGGATTCACACCGGCTTCCCTGCACCGCGGGCTCTGGTCACGAACATATAGTTGGACGTCCTAGTAAGTCCACCCCTGCCTTGCCTTCTGGCGTAAGTCCACTCCGCCTCGCCTACTGGCCGTCCTTCAGCTTGATGATCTTTCCGTCGCTGTCGAGCGTGTGGTCGCTCCAGTACTTGTCCCACTTGTCGTCGACATGCTCGGGGACCTTGCCCTCCGGGTAGCGCGCGTAGCCCTTCGGCGGCTCCTCGCCGTCGGGCTGGCAGGCGGATCCACTGCTGCCCACGTGCAGGACCGGGTACTCGCCGCCGCCGCAGATCGCGTCCTGCGTGGAGCAGCCGGTCAGCACCGCTGCGGCCGCCGCGCCCGCCAGCGCGAGCGCCGCGAGGGATCGCGCCGACCGTCTGCCGGACGCGTGGGACGCACGGGACGCCGGGCGAACTCGGATGGTGCTGTACACAGTTGACTTCCTCTCATCGGGTTGCGCCTCCAGCGTGCGGGGGCGAAGGGGGGCGAATCATGAGTACGAGTACTCAGACGTCACGCCCGACGTACTTGATCACTCCGCGTTCCCCTATCCACCTGTGCCACGCCGAGCCACTTTGGCTCATAACAGCGCCAGGCAGAGCCATTCATGTGCCATGCTGACGCCATTGCGATGTCGTCGCGAACTCGAGGGGACAGACCCATGCCGAACGACCAGTCAGCCGATCCCGTAGCTCCCGTGACTCCCATGGCCGCCTTTCCGACGGCGCGCTCCGAGAGCTGTCCGTTCGATCCGCCCGCCGAGCTGACCCGGCTGTGCGAGGAGCGACCCCTCACACGCCTGCGGTATCCCGACGGACACGTGGGATGGCTGGCCACCGGACACGCCGCGGTCCGGGCGATCCTGGGCGACACACGTTTCAGCTCGCGCTACGAACTGCTGCACATGCCCTTCGACACGGGCTTCACCGGCGCGCTGCCGCCCGCCCCCTTGGGAGACATGACCGGGATCGACGCCCCCGAGCACACCCGCTACCGACGGCTGCTGATCGGCAAGTTCACCGTGCGCCGCATGCGGCTGCTCACCGAACGCGTCGAGCAGATCACCGCCGAGCGCCTGGACGCGATGGAGCGTCAGGGGCCGGTCGTCGACCTCATGCGGACCTACGCGCGGCCCATCCCAGCCCTCATGATCTGCGAGCTGCTCGGCGTGCCCTACGCCGACCAGGACATGTTCCAGCGGCACACCGAGACATCCATGAGGCTGAGCTCCACCGAGGACGAGCGCGCGGCAGCCATGGTCGCGATAGAGGAGTACATGCGGAAGCTGGTCCTGGAGAAGCGCGCCGCGCCGACGGACGACCTCCTCAGCGACCTGACCTCCAGCGACCTCACGGACGACGAACTCACCGGTATCGGCGCCTTCTTGCTCGGCGCCGGGCTGGACACCACGGCCAACATGATCGCGTTCGGCACGTACGCCCTGCTGTCCCACCCGGAGCAATTCGCCGCTCTGCGCGCGGAGCCGGACCTCGCCGACCGGGCCGTCGAGGAACTCATGCGGTACGCCACCATCGCCCAGACCGGCCTGCGTGCGGCACTCGAGGACGTGGAGGTGGCGGGCCGACTCATCAGGAAGGGCGAGTCCGTCGCCCTGTCGATGGAGGCGGCGAACCGTGACCCGGCGAGGTTCCCGGACCCCGACACGCTCGACCTGCACCGCGGGGCGACCGGCCATCTGGGCTTCGGCCACGGCGTCCACCAGTGCCTGGGCCAGCAACTGGCCCGTGTCGAGATGCGCGTCGCCTTCCCGGAGCTGGTCAACCGCTTCCCGACCCTGCGCCTCGCCGCGGCGCCGGAGGACATCCCCCTGCGGGAGGGCATGAACATCTACGGCGTCCACGAACTCCCGGTCACCTGGGGCGAGGCGGGCGGCGCGTAGAGCGCGGCGATCGCGGCGGCGCGGTCGCGCAGGGAGGTGCGGAGCCACTCCGGGGACAGGACTTCCGCGTGCGTGGTGAGCTGCCACAGGGCCCACTCGGCGTGCCGGGCGTCCTGGAAGACCAGGTCCAACCGCAGCCGGCCGTCCCCCTCCGCTTCTTCGCCGCGGACGGCGAGCGCCGTGGCCACCAGGTCCTCACGGCGGTCCGGGGCCACCCGCACCCGCACGGCGACCTGGTCGCCGCCGCCGTTCCGGAACCGCGTGTTGCGTTCCTGCCAGGCGCGGTCCAGGTCGACCGCGTCCGGTCGCTGCGCGGGTTCGTCGAGTGCCTCGGCGGCCAGCACCCGTGACAGCCGGTAGGTGCGGTCGGCGCCGCCCCGCACGGCCAGCAGGTACCCCAGGCCGCGCACGGTGACCAGTCCGATCGGGTCCACCGTGCGCCACTTCGCCGTCTGGTCCACAGCCGCGTAGTGGATGCGCAACTTGTGGCCCGCGAACACCGCGCGCCGGATCTCGGCCACGATCGGCTCGGGCAGTTCCTCGCTGTCCACGCGGCGCGCGAGGAGGTCCAGCTCGGGGTCGATGAGCAGGCGCTGGGCCGCGCCGGTCGCCGTCCCCCGGAGGCTCTCGGGCAGCGCGTCGAACACCTTGAGCATGGCGGACGCGAGCGCCGAGCCGAGGCCGAACAGCTGGGCGCCGCGCCGTGATCCGGCGATCAGCAGGGCGAGCGCCTCGTCGTGGTTCAGTCCGGTGAGCGCCGTCCGGAAGTCCGGCAGCAACGCGAACCCGCCACGGCGGCCGCGTTCGGCGTAGACGGGGACACCGGCTGCGGAGAGCGCCTCCATGTCGCGCAGCACCGTGCGGGTGGACACCTCCAGCTCTCGGGCGAGCGCGTCCGCCGTCATCTGTCCGCGCCGACGCAGGAGGAGCACCAGGGAAACCAGCCGGTCGGCGCGCATGCGAAAACCCTAGCGAAATACATGACGAGGGGTGTCATGTATTCCTGGAAGGCTCCGGGCCATGGAAAGAAACGCAGTCAATCCAGTGACCTGGTCGACCGAGTTGGGCTTCAACCAGGGCGAACTCGTCTCCGGACACACACGCACCCTGTACATCTCCGGTCAGACCGCGATGAGCGCGGAGGGCAAGCCCGAGCACGACGGCGACATGGCGGCGCAGCTCGCGCTGAGCGTCGACAACCTCAAGGCGGTGCTCGCCGAGGCCGGCATGTCCCTCGCCGACCTCGTCCGCCTCAACGTCTACACGACCGACGTCGACCTGCTCTTCCAGCACTACGGCGTCTTGGCCGGCCAACTCGCCGCCGCTGAAGTCGCCCCGACCACCACGATGCTGGGCGTGACGCGCCTCGCGATCCCCGGTCAGATGGTCGAGCTGGAGGGAACCGCGGTCGCGTAGGTGTGAAGGCGGCCGCGGCGGACACCGCAGCACGTCAGGAGAGCGTGTCCACCACCTCGCGCACCTGACCGGCGACCGACTCCGGCAACGGCGCGTAGTTCAGGCGTGACAGGTCCTTCTGGCCCACCTTGCTCGCGGTGTAGGTCAGGAACGACTTGAGCGCGGGCAGGGTCGCCTTCTGGTTCCCCTTGTCGCAGACGATCTCGTAGGTGACCTGGACGATGGGGTAAGCGCCCGGCGTCGAGGCGGCGTAGCGGAACTTCAGCTTCATGTCCTTGCCCGTGCCGACGACTTGGGCTGCCGCGATGCCCGCGGACGCCGACGCGGGGGTCGGTGCGACCGGTGCGGGCGCGCCCGTGTCGATGCTCACGGTCTTGACCTGGCGGGCCCGCGCGAAGGACAGCTCGAAGTACCCGATCGCCCCGACGCCGGAGGTCACCTCCGAGGCGACACCGCTCGACCCGCTCGCGGACGCGCCGCCCCTCCCCTGCCAGGACTTGGCCACCGGGTGGGTCCAGGCAGCGGGGGCGGCGCCCGCGAGGTAGGCCTGGAAGTTCTGCGTGGTGCCGGAGTCGTCCGACCGGTGCACCGGACGGATGGGCATCGCGGGCAGTTCGGCGCCCGGGTTGAGCCGCCGGATCCGCGGGTCGTCCCACACGGTGATCTTCCGGTCGAAGATCTTCGCGAGGGTGGTGGCGTCCAGTACCAGGTCGTCGACGCCCGGCACGTCGTAGCCGATCGCGACGGGGCCGCCGACCATGGGCAGGTCGATGGCGCGCCCGCCCCGGCAGACGTCCTTCGAGCGCTCGATCTCATCGGGCTTCAGCACGCTGTCCGAGCCCCCGAACGCGGTCGCGCCCCGCAGGAACTGCGCGCCGCCCGCGCCGGACCCGATCGGGTTGTACGCGATCCGCACCTTCGGGCACGCGCGCTGATAGTGCTTGATCCAGTACTTCATCGCGTTCTGCTGCGCGCTCGACCCGGTCCCCTGGACCTTGCCCGCGTCGGCACAGTCGATCCCGGCGACGGCGGCGGCACCGGCGGCGGCCCCCGCGTCACCGTCCCCGTCGTCGCCCCCGAGCCCCGCGACCCCGCATCCCGTCAGCGAGAGCGACAGCAGAGCCGTGAGGGAGACCGCGGCGCGCGCTCCCCCTCCTGGGTGGTACGTACGTCCTGGACGTGGGCGTTGCAACGTTGTCCCCTCGGGGTACCGCGAAATGGATCTCGACCTGACCCCAGATGCTCGCACCCGCCTCCGAGCATGCGGGTGACGCGGGGGCGAACATCGGGCGACGTCCTGCGATACGGAGGGCGAGCGGTAGTCGGGGCGTCGGCAGGGCGTTACAGGGGGCCGCCGCCGAGGAGCTGGCCGCCGTCCACCACGAGGGTCTCCCCCGTGATCCAGCGGGCGCCGTCCCCGGCGAGGAAGGCGACGGCCTCGCCCAGGTCCTCGGGTTCGCCGATGCGGCCGAGGGGCGTGGCCGCGGCGACCGTCGCCTCGTTCTCCTCCCACAGCGCCTCGGCGAGCTTCGTGCGGACCACGCCGGGTGCGATGGCGTTGACGCGGACCTTCGGGGCCAGTTCCAGGGCCAGCTGCTTGGTGAGGTGGATGAGTGCGGCCTTGGAGACGTGGTAGATGCCGACGTCCTGGGCGACCGTGAGGCCGCCGATCGAGGCGGTGTTGACGACGGAGCCGCCGTGCTCGCCCATCCACGCCTTCACCGCGAGCGACGTCCACAGGATCGGCGCCCAGAGGTTGACGTCCATCGTCTTGGCGAAGCGCCCGTGGTCCTGGTCGATGACGGGGCCGTACGCGGGGTTCGTGCCGGCGTTGTTGACGAGGATGTCGAGGCTGCCGAACGTCGCGACGGTGTGCTCGACGCAGGCACGCGCGGCGGTCTCGTCGGTGGCGTGGGCGCCGAACCCCGTCACACCGTCGCCGAGTCGAGCTGCCGCCTCCTTCGCCCGCTCCTCGCTGCGCGAGGTGACCACGACCCGCGCCCCGCGGTCGCGTAGTGCGGCGGCGGCCGCGAGACCGATGCCCCGCGAGGCACCGGTGACGACGGCGACCTTCCCTGCCAGAGACCCCGGAAGGTCGCGCGGCGCGCTCATCGGCCGCTCCGCTCGTTCTCGCGGCGGCGCAGTTCACGCAGGGCGATGGCGCGCTTGTGCACTTCGTCGGGGCCGTCGGCGAGCCGCAGGGTGCGCAGGTGGGCGTACATGCTGGCGAGCGGGAAGTCGTCGCTGACGCCACCGCCGCCGTGCACCTGGATGGCCCGGTCGACGACCTTGAGCGCGACCTCGGGTGCGGCGACCTTGATGGCGGCGATCTCCGTCCGCGCCTCCTTGTTGCCGACGGTGTCCATCAGGTGCGCGGCCCTGAGGGTCAACAGGCGTGCCATGTCGATCTCGACGCGGGACTCGGCGATCCAGTCCTGGATGTTCGCCCGGTCGGCGAGCGGCGCCCCGAACGTCGTACGGGACCGGGCGCGGTCGATCATCAGGTCCAGCGCGCGCTCCGCCATGCCGATCGTGCGCATGCAGTGGTGGATGCGTCCGGGACCGAGCCGCGCCTGGCTGATCATGAAGCCGTCGCCCTCGCCCGCGAGGAGCGCGGTGACGGGCACGCGCACGTCCTCGAAGAGGACCTCCGCGTGGCCCTCACGGTCCTGGTAGCCGAAGACGGGGAGGTTGCGCAGGACGGTGACGCCGGAGGTGTCGAGCGGGACGACCATCATGCTCTGCCGGCGGTGGCTCGGCCCTTCCGGGTCGGTCTTGCCCATGACGATGAGCACCCGGCAGTTCTTGTGCAGGGCGTTGGAGGTCCACCACTTGCGGCCGTTGAGGACGTACTCGTCGCCGTCGCGGACCATGCGCATCTCGATGTTGCGGGCGTCGGAGCTCGCGACGGCCGGCTCGGTCATCGCGAACGCGGAGGCGATCTCACCGGCGAGCAGCGGCTTCAGCCACTTCTCCTTGTGCTCCTCGGTGCCGAAGAGCGTGAGGACCTCCATGTTCCCGGTGTCGGGCGCGTTGCAGTTGGTGGCCTCGGGGGCGAGGTGCGCGCTGCGGCCCATGATCTCGGCCAGCGTCGCGTACTCCAGGTTGGTCAGGCCCGGGCCCCATTCGGGGTGCGGGAGGAAGAGGTTCCACAGGCCCTGCTTCCTCGCCTCGGCCTTCAGCTCCTCCAGGACGGGCGGGTGGAAGTGCGGGTCGCCCGACTCCGCCATCTGCGCCTCGTACACCGCCTCCGCGGGGTACACGTGCTCGTCCATGAAGGCGAGCAGCCGCTCCTGGTACTCCTTGGCCCTGTCGGTCACGTCGAACACCGGTCGTCCTCCAACGGTCGTGGGTCAGGCAATCTTGGTCCGGGAGCGGGGCCCGGCGCAGGGGGTCAGGAGCCGCGCCAGCTGCGCCGAGGTCGTGTGCGCGTCACGGTGTACGACTCCGGCGATGCCGATCCGCTCCGCCGCCGCGATGTTCTGCGGGAGGTCGTCGACCATCACGGTGTCCTCGGGCCGGACGCCGAGACGCTCGCACGCGGTGGCGTAGGCACGGCGGGACGGCTTGCGCACACCGATGTCCCCGGACACCGTGACGGCGTCGAACATCGTGGGCAGGTCGAACCCGTCGTAGCAGTGGTCTCCGAGGGAGTTGGAGAGCAGGCCCACGCGTCGCCCCTCGGCCCGCAGCGTCGCCACCAGGGCGACCATGTCGGGGTCGGGGCGCAGCCGGTTCTGGATGCGGCGCACTAGGGCCGGGCCTTCGACGGCCACCCCGTGGGCCCGCAGGCGCGCCGCGAGTCCGTTCTCGAACTCCGGCTCGCCGATGCGGCCTTCCTCGTGCGCCACCAGCAGGGCGCTGCTCTCCTCGTCCTTGGAGAGGAGTCGCAGCAACAGCCGTGGATCGTCGGCCAGTTCCGTGCCGAGCTCCTCGAAGGCGGTGACGACGCTGGTGGTCAGCACCCCGCCGAAGTCGAACAGGACCGCCGTGCGTGCCCGTACGTCCACGTCACCCGTCGTCATCGCCACCGCGCCTTCGGTCGTCTCCGGTTCCGTCAACGTAATTGAATCCGGGTTCAGGTTCAAGAGTGTGGGGAACCCCACGTCCCGCGGGCGGCATCGCCTCGTATATTGAAGTCAACGTCAAGTTCGAAGCGCGGACCACGGAGGTTCTGCACATGCCGACACACGTCACCCCCGCCGAATGGGAACGCGTCGCGACGCGCGAGGTCACTTCGGGCGACATCACGCTCCGCGTCTTCGACCACGGCGACGGGCGGCCGGGCAGGCCTCCGGTGGTCCTGTGCCACGGCTTCCCCGAGCTGGCGTTCTCCTGGCGGCACCAGGTCTTCGCGCTGGCCAGCGCGGGGTACCGCGTGCTCGTCCCCGACATGCGGGGATACGGCGGGAGCTCGCGGCCCGCGGACGTCGACGCGTACGACATCCTGACGCTCTGCGGCGACCTGGCCGCGGTCCTCGACGACGTGGGCGCGGACGACGCCGTCTTCGTGGGGCACGACTGGGGCGCGATGGTGGTGTGGCAGATGGCGCTGGCACACCCGGAGCGGGTGCGGGCGGTGGCCGGGATGAGCGTGCCGGTCACGCGGCGCTCTCCGGCGCCCCCGATCCCGATCCTGCGCAAGCGGCTCGGCGAGGACTTCTACATGGTCTGGTTCCAGGAGCCAGGCGCGGCGGACGCGGCCCTCAGCCGCAACGTGCGCAGGACGCTCGTGGCGAAGGAGATCTACTCCGCCCGGTGGGCCGAGCAGCACGACGAGCCGTCGTCGCCCCCGCCGTGGCTCAGCGAGGAGGAACTCGCCTACTACGTCGAGACGTTCGAGCGCACCGGGTTCACCGGCGGCCTCAACTACTACCGCAACCTCGACCGCAACTGGGACCTCACCGCACACCTCGCCGACCGCCGCGTCACCCAGCCTGCCCTGTTCCTCACCGGATCCAAGGACGTCGTCGGCCAGTTCATGCCGCCGAAGGACCTCGACCACATGCTGACCGATCAGCGGGGCCACGTCGTGGTCGAGGGCGGCGGCCACTGGATCCAGCAGCAGCGTCCCGACGAGGTGAACGCCGCTCTTCTCGACTTCCTCTCCCAGGTCGGCTGATAACATCCGCTGCCACCGATACGTACAGGTTCGACCGACAGTGAATGGATCGCAGTGGCTGCCCAGGCCCCGGCCG
The window above is part of the Streptomyces venezuelae genome. Proteins encoded here:
- the pstS gene encoding phosphate ABC transporter substrate-binding protein PstS, whose product is MQRPRPGRTYHPGGGARAAVSLTALLSLSLTGCGVAGLGGDDGDGDAGAAAGAAAVAGIDCADAGKVQGTGSSAQQNAMKYWIKHYQRACPKVRIAYNPIGSGAGGAQFLRGATAFGGSDSVLKPDEIERSKDVCRGGRAIDLPMVGGPVAIGYDVPGVDDLVLDATTLAKIFDRKITVWDDPRIRRLNPGAELPAMPIRPVHRSDDSGTTQNFQAYLAGAAPAAWTHPVAKSWQGRGGASASGSSGVASEVTSGVGAIGYFELSFARARQVKTVSIDTGAPAPVAPTPASASAGIAAAQVVGTGKDMKLKFRYAASTPGAYPIVQVTYEIVCDKGNQKATLPALKSFLTYTASKVGQKDLSRLNYAPLPESVAGQVREVVDTLS
- a CDS encoding helix-turn-helix transcriptional regulator, encoding MRADRLVSLVLLLRRRGQMTADALARELEVSTRTVLRDMEALSAAGVPVYAERGRRGGFALLPDFRTALTGLNHDEALALLIAGSRRGAQLFGLGSALASAMLKVFDALPESLRGTATGAAQRLLIDPELDLLARRVDSEELPEPIVAEIRRAVFAGHKLRIHYAAVDQTAKWRTVDPIGLVTVRGLGYLLAVRGGADRTYRLSRVLAAEALDEPAQRPDAVDLDRAWQERNTRFRNGGGDQVAVRVRVAPDRREDLVATALAVRGEEAEGDGRLRLDLVFQDARHAEWALWQLTTHAEVLSPEWLRTSLRDRAAAIAALYAPPASPQVTGSSWTP
- a CDS encoding RidA family protein; amino-acid sequence: MERNAVNPVTWSTELGFNQGELVSGHTRTLYISGQTAMSAEGKPEHDGDMAAQLALSVDNLKAVLAEAGMSLADLVRLNVYTTDVDLLFQHYGVLAGQLAAAEVAPTTTMLGVTRLAIPGQMVELEGTAVA
- a CDS encoding alpha/beta fold hydrolase, with translation MPTHVTPAEWERVATREVTSGDITLRVFDHGDGRPGRPPVVLCHGFPELAFSWRHQVFALASAGYRVLVPDMRGYGGSSRPADVDAYDILTLCGDLAAVLDDVGADDAVFVGHDWGAMVVWQMALAHPERVRAVAGMSVPVTRRSPAPPIPILRKRLGEDFYMVWFQEPGAADAALSRNVRRTLVAKEIYSARWAEQHDEPSSPPPWLSEEELAYYVETFERTGFTGGLNYYRNLDRNWDLTAHLADRRVTQPALFLTGSKDVVGQFMPPKDLDHMLTDQRGHVVVEGGGHWIQQQRPDEVNAALLDFLSQVG
- a CDS encoding acyl-CoA dehydrogenase family protein; this encodes MFDVTDRAKEYQERLLAFMDEHVYPAEAVYEAQMAESGDPHFHPPVLEELKAEARKQGLWNLFLPHPEWGPGLTNLEYATLAEIMGRSAHLAPEATNCNAPDTGNMEVLTLFGTEEHKEKWLKPLLAGEIASAFAMTEPAVASSDARNIEMRMVRDGDEYVLNGRKWWTSNALHKNCRVLIVMGKTDPEGPSHRRQSMMVVPLDTSGVTVLRNLPVFGYQDREGHAEVLFEDVRVPVTALLAGEGDGFMISQARLGPGRIHHCMRTIGMAERALDLMIDRARSRTTFGAPLADRANIQDWIAESRVEIDMARLLTLRAAHLMDTVGNKEARTEIAAIKVAAPEVALKVVDRAIQVHGGGGVSDDFPLASMYAHLRTLRLADGPDEVHKRAIALRELRRRENERSGR
- a CDS encoding SDR family oxidoreductase — protein: MSAPRDLPGSLAGKVAVVTGASRGIGLAAAAALRDRGARVVVTSRSEERAKEAAARLGDGVTGFGAHATDETAARACVEHTVATFGSLDILVNNAGTNPAYGPVIDQDHGRFAKTMDVNLWAPILWTSLAVKAWMGEHGGSVVNTASIGGLTVAQDVGIYHVSKAALIHLTKQLALELAPKVRVNAIAPGVVRTKLAEALWEENEATVAAATPLGRIGEPEDLGEAVAFLAGDGARWITGETLVVDGGQLLGGGPL
- a CDS encoding HAD family hydrolase, yielding MTEPETTEGAVAMTTGDVDVRARTAVLFDFGGVLTTSVVTAFEELGTELADDPRLLLRLLSKDEESSALLVAHEEGRIGEPEFENGLAARLRAHGVAVEGPALVRRIQNRLRPDPDMVALVATLRAEGRRVGLLSNSLGDHCYDGFDLPTMFDAVTVSGDIGVRKPSRRAYATACERLGVRPEDTVMVDDLPQNIAAAERIGIAGVVHRDAHTTSAQLARLLTPCAGPRSRTKIA
- a CDS encoding cytochrome P450, with protein sequence MAAFPTARSESCPFDPPAELTRLCEERPLTRLRYPDGHVGWLATGHAAVRAILGDTRFSSRYELLHMPFDTGFTGALPPAPLGDMTGIDAPEHTRYRRLLIGKFTVRRMRLLTERVEQITAERLDAMERQGPVVDLMRTYARPIPALMICELLGVPYADQDMFQRHTETSMRLSSTEDERAAAMVAIEEYMRKLVLEKRAAPTDDLLSDLTSSDLTDDELTGIGAFLLGAGLDTTANMIAFGTYALLSHPEQFAALRAEPDLADRAVEELMRYATIAQTGLRAALEDVEVAGRLIRKGESVALSMEAANRDPARFPDPDTLDLHRGATGHLGFGHGVHQCLGQQLARVEMRVAFPELVNRFPTLRLAAAPEDIPLREGMNIYGVHELPVTWGEAGGA
- a CDS encoding SCO0607 family lipoprotein, yielding MYSTIRVRPASRASHASGRRSARSLAALALAGAAAAAVLTGCSTQDAICGGGEYPVLHVGSSGSACQPDGEEPPKGYARYPEGKVPEHVDDKWDKYWSDHTLDSDGKIIKLKDGQ